The Gemmatimonadaceae bacterium DNA segment GCCCAGTAGCGAGCCGATGCCTGGCACAATCCAGAGCATGGCTGCGATCGCGAGCGCGACCGCGAGCCGCCGTTCCGGAACGAAGAGCGCCCGAGCGGTCATTTCGGCGCGGCGACGCGCAGGAGGATCTCGTCCAGCAACTGGTCGGCATCGCGGCCCTCGACCTCAAGTTCCGGCGCGACGACGACGCGGTGCCGCAACACCGACGGTACCCGCGCCTTGACGTCGTCGGGGAGGACGTAGCCGCGCCCGTCGAGCACGGCGGCCGCACGCGAGGCGCGCATCAGCGCCACGCTCGCGCGGGGGCTCGCGCCGAGCGCCAAGCCCGGCTCTTCGCGCGTCGCGCGCGTGATGTCGGCGATGTAGCCCTGCACCTCGGGTGCGACGCGCACCTCATCCGCCAAGGCACGGATGGCGATTGCCTCGTCCCGGTTCAAGACCGGCGTGACCAGCGCGGTCGCGCCACTGCGCTCGGGGTCGAAGCCGGCCTCGTGGGCCGCCAGCATCGCCATCTCCGCGTCGCGGTCCGGATAGCGCACCACGCTCTTGAGCAGGAAGCGGTCCAGTTGCGCGTCCGGCAGCGGGAAGGTGCCGTCGTGCTCCACGGGATTCTGTGTCGCCACGACGGTGAAGAGATCGTGCAGCGGACGCGTCACGCCGTCGGTCGTGACCTGCCGTTCGGCCATCGCTTCCAACAGCGCAGCCTGCGTCTTGGCCGGCGCGCGATTGATCTCGTCGCCGAGCAGCAAGTCGGTGAAGATCGGCCCGGCCTGAAACTCCCATCCGCGCGTGGCGTCGCGCATCACCGAAATGCCGGTGATATCGCTCGGCATCAGGTCCGGCGTGAACTGCACGCGCGTGAACCCGACGCCGAGCGCCGCGGCGAGCGCGCGCACGAGCAAGGTCTTGCCCGTACCCGGCACGCCTTCGACGAGCAGGTGGCCGCGCGCGAGGAAAGCGATGATCGCATCGTTGATCAGCTCCGGCTGTCCAACGATGCATTCAGCGAGCGTGCCCCTGAGCCGGCTGGCGTAGGCGGCACCCTGTTCGATGGTGAGCGTCATATCAAGTAGGTCGCGTGAGGGTGGTTTCGATGCGATGGAGCGCGGGGCCAAGCGTCGGCAGTTCGCGGCGGAGCAGGGAGTCGGCCTGCGCGCGTCGCACCAGCGCCACGTCCTCCGCAAGCTCGGGGTGCCGAGTGGCGACGAAACCCAGCCACGACACGTCGTCGAGGGCTCCGTCGTGGCGCGCGGCGGGCGCGAGCGCTCCGCGCGTCACCCGACGGCGTAGCCCGCGGAGCAAGCGTTGCGCGACGGTGCGGGTGGCGCCGACCTGGGCGTATGCCCGGGCCAGGGCATCCACGTGTTCCAGTGGAGACCGCCGCTCGATGCGCTGCTCGACCCGCGGGGCCACGATGCGGGGGGCGAACGCGACGAGCAGGACGAGCCCGGCGAAGGTCAGTTGAGTGAGCAAGTGTCCTGACGGGGAGTTCCGGAGGTACAAGGCGACCGCGGAGATGGTGCCGGGCTGCGCTCCGAACGCCTGATGGTACTCATCAAAGACGATCCGGCTGCGCGACACTGTCCCGCCCTCGCGCAGGAACTCGAGCGCGCGCACTGCCGCCACGTCCAGTCCGGTGAGGCAGTCCCGCATCGCGTCGGTGCGGAACACGTCCGCGTCCGCGGCGACGACCATGCGTCCCCGTCCGAGCGTGAAGCCCATCATCGTCGGTGCGACCCGCGCCGCCTGCTGCTGTGAGCGCTGCCGCGCGGACTGGATGAAGTGCACCACGTCCTCTGGGGGGGCGCCGCGCCAATCGAAGCTCAACATCTGGGGCGGGGAGCCGAACCACAGCGAGAGCGCTGCCGGGAGTTCGCGGCCCCTGCAGCGAGCCGAGTCCGACTCGATCCACTGCATCTGACCGCCTCGCTCAGTGATCCGGAG contains these protein-coding regions:
- a CDS encoding MoxR family ATPase, which gives rise to MTLTIEQGAAYASRLRGTLAECIVGQPELINDAIIAFLARGHLLVEGVPGTGKTLLVRALAAALGVGFTRVQFTPDLMPSDITGISVMRDATRGWEFQAGPIFTDLLLGDEINRAPAKTQAALLEAMAERQVTTDGVTRPLHDLFTVVATQNPVEHDGTFPLPDAQLDRFLLKSVVRYPDRDAEMAMLAAHEAGFDPERSGATALVTPVLNRDEAIAIRALADEVRVAPEVQGYIADITRATREEPGLALGASPRASVALMRASRAAAVLDGRGYVLPDDVKARVPSVLRHRVVVAPELEVEGRDADQLLDEILLRVAAPK